The following proteins come from a genomic window of Macadamia integrifolia cultivar HAES 741 chromosome 14, SCU_Mint_v3, whole genome shotgun sequence:
- the LOC122061546 gene encoding AAA-ATPase At3g50940-like → MFDFTTIPSTSKVLSVYASVVTSIMIFRTMANQLIPHRTQDYIFSRLQYILAYLISSPQQLMTIVVDEETDFQRNEIFDASQIYLRSKLITHSSSVDRVKVTKTARDKNLLLGFEKDQEIIDFFRGIQLKWKLVYEEHKNDSSRNRYNDEESRWFELSFDKKHKDVVLYSYLSDVVEKSKALIEEKRVVKLYSRGKSINLEHPATFDKLAMDPELKRALIDDLDRFVKRKEFYKRVGKAWKRGYLLYGPPGTGKSSLIAAMANHLRFDIYDIELTGLRNNSGLKDLLVWTTNRSIIVIEDIDCSIEMNDRGQKEGRSSDDNQLLTLSGLLNFIDGLWSSCGDERIIVFTTNYKDRLDPALLRPGRMDMHIHMSYCTPSSFRLLASNYFGICDHRLFKEIERLIEEVEVTPAEVAEELMKSDDVDVNLHGLINFIHRKNKEREGVKVHEKVNDDEERVDRNEGEEGQKEEMLEMKTK, encoded by the exons ATGTTCGACTTCACCACCATCCCGTCGACGTCCAAAGTCCTATCAGTTTATGCCTCTGTGGTAACCTCAATAATGATTTTCCGCACCATGGCGAACCAACTCATACCCCACCGAACCCAAGACTACATTTTCTCCCGCTTGCAATACATCTTAGCCTATTTGATCTCCTCCCCACAGCAGCTCATGACCATCGTTGTCGATGAAGAAACTGATTTCCAACGCAACGAAATCTTCGATGCCTCACAGATCTACCTTCGCTCTAAGCTCATCACCCACTCTTCCTCCGTGGACAGAGTCAAAGTAACCAAAACTGCAAGAGACAAGAACCTCTTGTTAGGGTTTGAGAAGGATCAAGAGATCATAGATTTCTTCCGAGGGATTCAACTCAAATGGAAGCTTGTTTATGAGGAACACAAGAACGACTCATCTAGGAATCGCTACAACGACGAAGAGTCCCGATGGTTTGAACTGAGTTTCGATAAGAAACACAAAGACGTTGTGTTGTATTCTTACTTGTCAGACGTAGTGGAGAAATCAAAGGCGTTgatagaagaaaagagagttGTGAAACTCTATAGTCGTGGCAAATCCATCAACCTTGAACATCCGGCGACTTTCGATAAATTGGCAATGGATCCAGAGCTCAAGAGGGCTTTGATAGATGATTTGGATAGGTTTGTGAAGAGAAAAGAGTTTTATAAAAGAGTTGGGAAGGCTTGGAAACGAGGGTATCTATTATATGGTCCTCCAGGGACTGGGAAGTCCAGCTTGATAGCTGCCATGGCCAATCACCTAAGATTTGACATCTATGATATAGAGCTCACAGGTCTTCGTAATAACTCAGGGCTCAAGGACTTGCTGGTTTGGACCACGAATCGATCGATAATTGTGATCGAGGATATTGATTGCAGTATTGAGATGAACGATCGTGGCCAAAAAGAAGGTAGATCATCGGATGACAATCAG TTGTTGACCCTTTCTGGACTTCTCAACTTCATCGATGGTCTGTGGTCGAGTTGTGGAGATGAACGGATCATAGTATTCACAACCAATTACAAGGATCGACTTGACCCGGCTTTGTTGCGACCTGGCCGTATGGACATGCATATTCACATGTCCTATTGTACACCATCAAGTTTCAGGCTTCTCGCTTCTAATTACTTTGGGATCTGTGACCATCGACTCTTTAAGGAGATCGAACGGTTGATAGAGGAAGTGGAGGTGACCCCTGCAGAAGTGGCAGAAGAGCTGATGAAGAGTGATGATGTGGATGTCAACCTCCATGGTCTGATTAATTTCATCCATAGAAAGAATAAGGAACGTGAAGGAGTCAAAGTACACGAAAAAgtcaatgatgatgaagaaagaGTTGATCGCAACGAAGGTGAAGAAGGACAAAAGGAGGAAATGCTTGAAATGAAAACCAAGTAA